From Hoplias malabaricus isolate fHopMal1 chromosome 11, fHopMal1.hap1, whole genome shotgun sequence, a single genomic window includes:
- the LOC136709324 gene encoding extracellular calcium-sensing receptor-like — MGKGAADQPAFIADGDITIGGIFPLHYRVELPTADYMSKPLTAQCQGFDSRAFRWSLAMRLAVDEINNSADLLPNHTLGYRIFDSCATPVTAQKAVLAVLNDQNVAQSSMCSGGGNLLAIVGESGSSQSIVVSRTLQPFRIPMISYFSTCSCLSDRKQFPTFFRVVPSDDYQVKAIAQLLKRFGWTWIGVVTEDHDYGRFALQGLKREIENTDICLAYHEMIPKDFKQQRVLEILNVMKRSTARVVVVFSGEGEFYPFLREFKNQNITGIQWVASEAWVTASILAETYPFLSGTIGFAIRQGFVPGLKEYLTAVNPQRYPSNPLVQELWEALYGCSPFTSRTSTQLPLCTGQETIRKQHSAYMNTSSTRVTYNVYKAVYAIAQSLHNLFHCVPGNGPFNNSVCADISDIYPWQLQHYLQEVSFSISGEHVNFDARGDSIPSYDLINWQKRANGDIDFAKVGLYDGASDAGKELVIQDQGIMWPGNQTKSPVSVCTDICIQGFRKVPRHGEPLCCFDCVPCGNGKISNQTDSIDCMACPEEYWSNNNGTACIPKVIDFLSHTDTMGVVLMVIAIVGSCLTIAVLAVFLHNRGTPIVRINNSDLSFFILLSLTLCFLCALIFIGEPTSWSCMLRHTAFSITFSLCISCILGKTLVVLAAFTATRPGNNVMKWLGPTQQRIIIFSCTLVQIIICAAWLIVSPPFPYRNTQYQRSKIILDCSVGSDLAFWCVLGYIGLLACLCFILAFLARKLPGNFNEAKYITFSMLIFCAVWLAFVPAYVSSPGKFTTAVEIFAILASSFGLLFCLFAPKCYIILLKPEKNTKQHLIGKVTKPTQIS, encoded by the exons aTGGGTAAG GGAGCAGCTGATCAACCTGCATTCATAGCAGATGGGGATATCACAATAGGAGGAATTTTCCCTTTGCATTACAGAGTGGAACTTCCAACAGCAGACTACATGAGCAAACCTTTGACAGCTCAGTGTCAAGG ATTTGATTCCAGGGCATTTCGCTGGTCTCTAGCTATGAGGCTTGCCGTAGACGAGATCAATAACAGTGCAGACCTATTGCCCAACCACACACTTGGCTACAGGATCTTTGACTCTTGTGCCACTCCAGTCACAGCTCAGAAGGCAGTGCTGGCTGTCCTGAATGACCAGAATGTGGCTCAGAGCTCCATGTGTTCTGGTGGGGGCAATTTGCTTGCCATAGTTGGAGAATCTGGTTCTTCCCAGTCCATTGTTGTCTCTAGAACACTGCAACCATTCAGAATACCCATG ataaGCTACTTCTCAACTTGCTCCTGTCTCAGTGATCGGAAACAGTTTCCAACCTTTTTTCGTGTTGTACCAAGTGATGACTACCAAGTGAAAGCTATTGCTCAGCTCTTGAAAAGATTTGGCTGGACTTGGATTGGCGTGGTCACTGAAGATCATGATTATGGCAGGTTTGCTTTACAAGGActgaagagagagatagaaaacaCAGATATTTGTCTGGCCTACCATGAAATGATACCCAAAGATTTTAAACAGCAGAGAGTCCTTGAAATCCTGAATGTGATGAAAAGGTCTACAGCAAGGGTGGTAGTTGTGTTTTCTGGTGAAGGAGAATTTTACCCTTTTTTAAGagaatttaaaaatcaaaacattACAGGGATCCAATGGGTAGCCAGCGAAGCCTGGGTCACAGCCTCCATATTAGCAGAAACATACCCATTTCTATCTGGTACAATTGGATTTGCTATCCGTCAAGGGTTTGTGCCAGGCCTGAAAGAATACCTTACAGCAGTAAACCCACAGAGGTATCCATCAAATCCCTTGGTTCAAGAGCTGTGGGAGGCTCTTTATGGCTGCTCTCCTTTCACCTCCAGGACAAGTACCCAGCTACCTCTCTGCACAGGGCAGGAGACCATCAGAAAGCAGCACTCTGCTTATATGAACACCTCCAGTACTCGTGTGACTTATAATGTCTACAAAGCTGTGTATGCCATTGCTCAGTCCCTACATAATCTATTTCACTGTGTGCCAGGAAATGGACCTTTTAATAATTCTGTATGTGCAGACATCAGTGATATCTATCCATGGCAG CTTCAACATTACCTCCAGGAGGTGTCTTTCTCCATCTCTGGTGAACATGTGAATTTCGATGCCAGAGGGGATTCAATTCCATCCTATGATTTGATTAACTGGCAGAAAAGGGCAAATGGAGATATTGACTTTGCCAAAGTGGGCCTTTATGACGGTGCAAGTGATGCTGGGAAAGAGTTGGTTATCCAGGATCAGGGAATCATGTGGCCTGGCAATCAGACCAAG TCTCCAGTATCTGTCTGCACTGACATCTGTATTCAGGGATTCAGGAAGGTGCCCCGCCACGGGGAGCCTCTGTGCTGCTTTGATTGTGTACCATGTGGCAATGGCAAGATTAGTAATCAGACAG ATTCAATAGACTGTATGGCTTGTCCTGAAGAGTACTGGTCCAATAACAATGGAACAGCATGTATCCCCAAGGTCATAGATTTCTtgtcccacacagacacaatgggAGTTGTCCTTATGGTTATAGCCATTGTTGGATCCTGTCTAACGATTGCTGTTCTGGCAGTATTCCTTCACAATCGAGGAACACCCATAGTCCGCATCAATAACTCAGATTTGAGTTTCTTCATCCTGCTCTCCTTGACATTGTGTTTCTTGTGTGCATTGATATTTATTGGGGAGCCCACGTCCTGGTCGTGCATGCTGCGCCACACTGCATTCAGCATCACATTCTCCCTCTGCATCTCCTGCATCCTGGGCAAAACCTTGGTAGTTCTGGCTGCTTTCACAGCCACTCGGCCAGGGAACAATGTGATGAAATGGCTGGGTCCTACGCAGCAGAGGATCATCATCTTTAGCTGCACTCTGGTCCAAATAATCATCTGTGCTGCATGGCTTATAGTCTCCCCTCCGTTCCCCTATAGGAACACACAGTATCAGCGCTCCAAAATCATTCTGGACTGCAGTGTGGGCTCTGATCTGGCCTTCTGGTGTGTTCTGGGCTACATCGGCCTCTTGGCTTGCCTTTGCTTCATTTTGGCCTTCCTGGCTCGCAAACTTCCTGGAAATTTTAACGAAGCCAAATACATCACCTTTAGCATGTTGATATTCTGTGCCGTATGGTTGGCTTTTGTGCCGGCCTATGTCAGTTCACCTGGTAAATTTACTACAGCTGTTGAAATATTTGCTATTCTAGCATCTAGCTTTGGCCTCCTTTTCTGCTTGTTTGCTCCAAAGTGTTACATTATACTACTCAAACCTGAGAAGAACACCAAACAGCATCTAATTGGGAAGGTGACAAAGCCAACACAGATTTCCTAA
- the olfcn1 gene encoding extracellular calcium-sensing receptor — MIGGIFPIFNKQENVLTSFQTKPPKGECKGFDLRAFRWTRSMIFAIDEINQDNGLLPNISLGYKILDSCASPTNALRAVLTLASQSVQMDSSSQCHPPPLSALLAESGSTQSLVVAGALGPFRVPLVSYFSTCACLSDKMKYPTFFRTIPSDYHQAKALAYLFKRYGWTWIGVLQSDNDYGRNGILAFTQEVKELGVCIAFIGTVLRTYPQSKILQVVEMIKKSTVKVILAFVPEGDLYPLMKEVVNQNITGIQWIASEAWVTADRPSTPEMFKSFGGTIGFVVQKMVIPKLGPVLKGISPYHDLESSFVSEFWETLVTQQLKKVNFTDMFGGKIFFDENGDPPASYDIINWQLIDGETPIAVCSEICPCGTRKAQIRGLPVCCFDCIQCADGSISNKTAADCITCPVEYWSNERKDSCIMKAIEFLSYTETMGIVLVTVSLFGACISFSTILVFIRFRDTPIVKANNSELSLLLLLSLIFCFLCPLTFIGKPTVWSCMLRHTAFGITFALCISCILGKTVVVVSAFRATLPGNNMAGKFGPAKQRGIVCSCTAIQVVICILWLEITPPFPNKILEQHNKKIILECNTGSDTAFYSVLAYIGLLSLICLILAFLARKLPHNFNEAKYISFSMIIFCAVWITFIPAYVSSPGKYTVAVEIFAILSSAFGLLLCIFMPKCYIILIKPERNTRKHVMEKNPKHIQ, encoded by the exons ATGATAGGTGGCATTTTTCCCATTTTTAACAAACAAGAGAATGTCCTCACTTCATTTCAGACAAAACCACCAAAAGGTGAATGTAAAGG ATTTGACCTGCGAGCATTCCGTTGGACAAGGTCCATGATATTTGCAATAGACGAAATAAACCAAGATAATGGTTTACTTCCTAACATCTCTCTGGGATACAAAATTTTGGATTCATGTGCCTCTCCTACTAATGCACTACGAGCTGTTCTTACTTTGGCAAGCCAATCCGTTCAAATGGATTCTTCCTCTCAGTGTCATCCACCTCCATTATCAGCTCTTTTAGCAGAATCAGGATCTACCCAGTCCTTAGTTGTAGCTGGGGCACTTGGGCCATTCAGGGTGCCATTG GTAAGTTACTTTTCAACATGTGCATGTTTAAGTGACAAAATGAAATATCCTACGTTTTTCCGCACAATACCAAGTGACTACCACCAAGCAAAGGCTTTAGCTTACCTGTTCAAACGATATGGATGGACATGGATTGGAGTTTTGCAATCTGATAATGATTATGGGCGAAATGGGATCTTAGCCTTCACCCAAGAAGTGAAGGAACTTGGGGTTTGTATAGCATTTATTGGCACAGTTTTGCGGACATATCCACAAAGTAAAATTCTACAAGTTGTTGAAATGATAAAGAAATCGACAGTTAAAGTAATCCTAGCATTTGTGCCAGAAGGAGATCTCTATCCTTTAATGAAAGAAGTGGTAAACCAGAACATTACAGGCATACAGTGGATTGCAAGTGAAGCTTGGGTAACGGCAGACAGACCATCTACTCcagaaatgtttaaatcatTTGGAGGAACCATCGGATTTGTGGTCCAAAAGATGGTCATACCCAAACTTGGACCAGTCCTCAAAGGCATCAGCCCTTACCATGATTTAGAGTCTAGTTTTGTCAGTGAATTCTGGGAAACATTA GTAACTCAGCagttaaaaaaagtaaatttcACAGATATGTTTGGagggaaaatattttttgatgaGAATGGAGATCCACCTGCTTCATATGACATCATAAATTGGCAGCTGATAGATGGGGAA ACACCCATAGCTGTTTGCTCTGAAATCTGTCCCTGTGGCACAAGGAAAGCACAAATCAGAGGTCTGCCTGTCTGCTGTTTCGATTGTATCCAATGTGCTGATGGTTCTATATCAAACAAAACAG CTGCAGACTGCATCACTTGCCCTGTGGAGTACTGGTCTAATGAGAGAAAGGACAGCTGCATTATGAAAGCCATTGAATTCCTGTCATACACAGAAACAATGGGAATTGTTCTGGTCACTGTGTCACTATTTGGTGCATGTATATCTTTTTCTACAATTCTGGTGTTCATACGTTTTAGAGACACACCAATAGTAAAGGCCAATAATTCAGAACTGAGTTTACTCTTACTTCTCTCTCTAATTTTCTGCTTCCTCTGTCCTCTGACATTCATCGGCAAGCCCACAGTTTGGTCTTGCATGCTGCGTCATACAGCATTCGGTATCACCTTTGCCCTCTGCATATCCTGCATTTTGGGGAAAACTGTAGTTGTTGTATCTGCTTTCAGAGCAACATTACCTGGTAATAATATGGCTGGAAAATTTGGGCCAGCAAAGCAAAGGGGCATTGTGTGCTCATGCACTGCTATCCAAGTTGTTATCTGCATTCTGTGGTTAGAAATTACACCACCATTCCCTAATAAAATTTTGGAgcaacataataaaaaaataattttagaatGTAACACTGGCTCTGATACAGCGTTTTACTCAGTCCTGGCGTATATTGGCCTTCTCTCCCTAATTTGTCTGATACTGGCCTTTTTAGCCAGAAAACTTCCACATAACTTTAATGAAGCCAAGTACATCTCATTCAGCATGATCATATTCTGTGCAGTTTGGATCACTTTCATCCCTGCATATGTCAGCTCCCCTGGGAAGTACACAGTGGCTGTAGAAATATTTGCAATTCTGTCTTCTGCATTTGGTTTactgttgtgtatttttatgcCAAAGTGTTACATCATACTAATCAAACCAGAGAGAAACACAAGAAAACATGTCAtggaaaaaaatccaaaacatATCCAGTGA